The genomic DNA CGCATTCTAGGGTTCTGAAGGCATGTGATGATTTCTGCCAGTCAACTTTGCGGATAGGCTGAGACTCGTCCCAGACTTGCAACTTTAACTTTCTGTGCTCCCCCCCTCCCGGCGGAGGTTTTGACATTTCGGCATGTATTGCCTGTGTACTATGTGAGCCAACTTCGAGCTATGTCATGAATAACGGGCAATTGTATATGCACAAAGCATCGTCAGTCCCACTCGTGAGAGTACTTTGTCCAAATGTTGTTGTCCATCGAAGTCTtatctttcaaaattaaattttttcttctgggtcgaagaaaattttgaattaaattatGGAACACGGGATCGGCTATGGAAATTCCAGCAaattataaacaaataagTTTCGGAATGTGGTAGAAGGAATTTAATCGAATTTGCGTCGATCCAACCAAACAAGTCATTAGTTTGTTTGGATTATGCTAGGAACATATTATTGAACATTTATATAGATGTATCTGCGTGTTCTTATAAGGCATTTGTTGGATGAAATTTagatttaggtttttttttttcggtgtgaactcCAAAAAATCAATTGGGTCTCGATTAATCTAGTTGAGTCGGATCGACCTACGAAGTAGTAAAGTTCTCTTAGCGtaaattttttgcattcacaagAATTAAAATCAGAGACCTTACTTAAAGTGGAATAAATGCCAAACTGTTTGAACTTACCCACGTTGGTGATTTAGGTGGCATTTGATTATTCAAATTAAATGCTTAAATTAAACTTTTAGTATATAATTGGAGATTTAATTGTTTAATGAACTAAAATAAGATTgacttaatttaataaattaagcaTGTGTTTTGTTATTTAAGTTAAAtgttcaaattaaattttcagtaCTTAATTAAACTACCATTTCGCTGGTACATTAAACTACTATTGCGCCCATTCATTGTATGAGTTCATTTTAatatactttttatattttttatattgtaatttcttttaaagactaatttttctattaagactaataatattttttttattagcttCAAGTTTtaaacaatatttttttcataattctttttttaaaattatagtaAGTTAAATAGCACAATAATAGTTTTGCATTTCTAGTCTTTCAACTAATTCTTCAATTTCGTTATTTGTCAAATTTCATTATTAGTCAATTGGTTAAttgcaattctttttttatattttcctttttttctaattgtttatattttctaatttatgtCCAACTTGACTATTCTAATTTTGAACAATAATACCTTAGACTTTATTAAACAGTTTAATGATGATTTTTATAGTATTTTGCgactttctcatttttttgttCCAAACGAATCTCGTTTGGAATAAACAATTGTGACATCATTTaaaatacttaattaatttaatttgttaattaaaaatgactttaataatttatattttaattatatatgtgaagtatataaaataaaagaacttTGTTATAatgatataattatttatattttattaattataatatttattttaagtatctttatttataaaatttattatgcgCATTTGTTACTTAGtgtaattttactatatatagatatagatgtgaaattgGATGACAAGCTTACCTCTTCCCTCTTACCTTGAGTGGAGTAAAGGGAAGAATAAATCTTTATGATTGATACATCAAACTTTTCATCATGAAAATGTTACCAACAAAGTGTTAGCTTAGTAATAAGTGGCTCCAATCCCTGTAAAGAATACAGAAGATAATACAAGTTCGAATTTCAGAAAGCACACCAGTTGAAAGAGAGAATAATATTTAATGCACGATCTATCGAAATTGCGTGAGCAATTTCTCTcataattttgtatattttaacTTCCTTTTAGGCTTTTACCTCgttaaattaccaaaaaaaaaaagagtgaaattGTATGAGAACCCTACCTCTTCCTTCTTACCTTGAGCGTCCTAGTCATTGTACATTAATCTAAGACTTCGACTCCAAGATTCATCTTTATTAGGCCGAATTTCTGCGCTCTGCTGCGGGTCTAACGGgtcatttgtttttttcataatatttgatttaatccaaaaatactaattatttataaattttacacAATTGTTCAAGGAGCAGATCATATTGTAAAACTTAAATAATCTATAAAAATTTTGCAATCTATTAAATCATGTGCACATAAATTGTAATAAAGAATTAATATGTAAGAAAGATCATTTTatcaaacaaaattaaatttttaagttaattgtATCATCATTTCTTTAAGGGTAAATAGCCTAAAAAATAcgaaatttcaaaatcttccCTAATCTAGCGCATCGTCTCTTTCCGTCCAAGAAATCTCGTTAAATGCTGGCGTGATTGTTATGTTTTGGACACATGGCCGTTATCCTCCACGTAAACGCCCTTAAGGCAATTGGCGGGCGGGccatcccccccccccccccccccccccaccatTTCCTTTTCCCTCCAAAACCTGTTCCACTTCCCCTGCTCTTCAAGAAGACCGAAGATATCAAACAACCAGCTCACAGCAGAACTCCGCACGCCAACACATTAACACAATCTGCCCATCCTCACGACTCGGAGCAGCTCGCAGAGGGAGCAATCAGTAAACACAGAGGGCAAAACAATCAACTCACCTGCTCGATATGGCCCTGGGGGAAGTAGTAGGCGAGCTCTCCTTCCCGGGGTACGGTGACGAAGGGACCGGCGCAGGCGCGCCACAACTCCTTGTACAGCGCATCCTCGGAGCCTAGAAAAACAAGAAGGTTAAGGACTCCTCCATTTCCTTTCCTGCAACTAGGATCGGAGAAGATTCGAGAAATTGAGTCACCGGACTCTTCCCTGCGGTCAGCCCTGATCATAATCGAGCCCTCCTGAGACACCATGTTTGATCGGACTCCGATGAGCAGAAAACCCTAGACCAAGACCGGCAGCGAATGGGGGGAAAGCGAGAGAGAGGGAGTAGAGGGGAGCTAGTTCAGGTGCTGGGGCTTGGGGAGAAGAGATAATGGAGGAAACAGTGACTCTACGGAAGGGTATGGCACCACGAAAACCACGGAAAAGGAAATGGGGGAAAAGGGCCTGCCAGTCGCCTTAATGGCGTTTACGTGGAGGATAACTGCCATGTGTCCAAAATGTAACGGTAATGTCAGCATTTAATGAGTTCATTGAACGGAAGGAGACGGCGTGCTACATTagaaaagattttaaaatttcatatttttttaaaacaattttAAAGTTCGTggtaaattaaaaaaggtTTGAATagtacatatttttttaaactatTTATCCTTTCTTTAAAATCTTTTTGTATCTAAAATTCTAATGATAGTTCCATTATCTTTTGAGAAGAATATAATTGTTTCTATATATCATCAAATTCTTATTGTCTTTACCTTTCGATAACTtaccatttattttatttatttatcttatgTCTCTCCATAAACAAAATGTGCATATAGAATGTATTTTAACAAAAATCGCCTAGTATTATTTGAATAGCATAATACCTAATAGATGTATAacaattcataattttatggTTTTTGTTTTGGGATGTGaacaaaaaaaacagaaaatttgAGGATTAAAGAGtgaatttagaaaatattaatggtaaacatataattttaaaaaaaatactataaatgatagatataatttttGCATGTTAATATTAAGAAAGTGATTCTATTTAGTGATTAAACAAAGCTAGCA from Punica granatum isolate Tunisia-2019 chromosome 2, ASM765513v2, whole genome shotgun sequence includes the following:
- the LOC116198018 gene encoding auxin response factor 4-like, with translation MVSQEGSIMIRADRREESGDSISRIFSDPSCRKGNGGVLNLLVFLGSEDALYKELWRACAGPFVTVPREGELAYYFPQGHIEQ